The following are encoded in a window of Rhodospirillaceae bacterium genomic DNA:
- a CDS encoding Lrp/AsnC family transcriptional regulator, whose protein sequence is MSLKQNPDQTDEHLISLLTANARVSAALLARKVGLSRSAVQQRLRRLEQQGIIEGYSVVLKTIPVHPQRWRAMVMVVLESRQQERVIESLRGMAEVLVAHTVSGEYDLMVEIAATDAEDLDQLLSKIGRLPGVGRTTSFILLSRKITRGERQSKESTI, encoded by the coding sequence ATGTCCTTAAAACAAAATCCTGATCAGACGGATGAACATCTGATAAGCTTATTAACGGCAAATGCCCGGGTGTCAGCTGCATTATTGGCGAGGAAGGTTGGTTTATCGCGCAGTGCCGTGCAGCAGCGGCTTCGGCGGTTGGAACAGCAGGGGATCATTGAAGGGTATAGCGTGGTGCTAAAAACCATTCCTGTGCATCCGCAAAGGTGGCGGGCAATGGTCATGGTGGTGCTGGAATCACGTCAACAGGAACGGGTAATTGAAAGTCTGCGCGGCATGGCCGAGGTGCTGGTGGCCCATACGGTCAGCGGTGAATATGACTTGATGGTTGAAATCGCTGCTACTGATGCCGAGGATTTAGATCAGTTGTTAAGCAAAATCGGGCGGTTGCCAGGGGTTGGCCGTACGACTTCATTTATTTTGCTTAGCCGGAAGATCACCCGTGGCGAGCGCCAATCAAAAGAATCCACTATCTGA
- a CDS encoding alpha/beta fold hydrolase yields MGQPPLKAPLNLPSALLDAIHHEGLARYQRFLKGIKAYQNHPYQRQITSLPVVSQESTSRLFLCQATQPQGMIVIVPSLINRSYILDLAENNSFIRRLGERGYSTLLLDWGDPTVLEQQFGLDDYIARLLHMVEAARLQAGDQPVYIMGYCMGGLLAMAAAVLKPKVFKGVCLLATPWDFQAVPMPLAQALSSHWPSWQSLLPSLSVVPVEWLQWYFSALNPLQILQKFSKFGELPQQSAAAQQFVALEDWLNDGVAVTQRVIQESLENWYRDNLPIQAQWRVGGQIIAPRYVDCPILAVLPKQDRIVPLASASAISSNLPSIKMVTIDAGHIGMVASPRAAPQTIAVIANWLNTLS; encoded by the coding sequence ATGGGTCAACCGCCCCTCAAGGCACCCCTAAATCTTCCAAGCGCCCTTCTTGACGCCATCCATCACGAAGGACTTGCGCGTTACCAGCGTTTTTTGAAGGGGATAAAAGCTTATCAAAACCATCCGTATCAGCGGCAAATAACGTCGCTGCCGGTGGTTTCCCAAGAATCAACCAGCCGCTTATTTCTATGTCAAGCGACGCAACCGCAAGGGATGATAGTGATCGTACCTTCCCTCATCAACCGTTCTTATATTTTGGATTTAGCAGAAAATAATTCTTTTATTAGGAGGTTAGGGGAGCGGGGATATAGTACCTTGCTGCTGGATTGGGGTGATCCCACTGTCTTGGAACAGCAATTCGGCTTAGATGATTATATAGCACGATTATTACATATGGTGGAGGCAGCTAGGCTACAAGCAGGCGATCAACCTGTTTATATCATGGGTTATTGTATGGGCGGGCTGCTTGCTATGGCTGCAGCTGTCTTGAAGCCGAAAGTTTTTAAGGGTGTATGTTTACTGGCAACACCCTGGGATTTCCAGGCCGTGCCCATGCCGCTCGCGCAAGCCCTTAGCAGTCATTGGCCCAGTTGGCAATCTTTGTTGCCGTCCCTATCTGTGGTGCCGGTTGAATGGTTACAATGGTATTTTTCGGCCCTTAACCCTTTGCAAATCCTACAAAAATTCAGCAAATTCGGGGAGTTACCCCAGCAATCTGCCGCTGCCCAGCAATTTGTAGCGCTTGAGGATTGGTTAAATGATGGGGTAGCCGTTACCCAGCGGGTCATTCAGGAATCTTTAGAAAACTGGTACCGGGATAATTTGCCCATTCAGGCACAATGGCGGGTAGGGGGGCAGATCATTGCCCCCCGATATGTAGATTGCCCTATATTGGCGGTACTGCCGAAACAAGACCGGATTGTCCCCCTAGCTAGTGCATCTGCCATATCCAGCAACCTGCCATCTATAAAGATGGTGACTATTGACGCTGGTCATATTGGCATGGTGGCCAGTCCTCGTGCTGCACCGCAAACTATTGCAGTGATTGCGAATTGGCTAAATACCCTTTCCTAG
- a CDS encoding acetyl-CoA C-acetyltransferase, whose amino-acid sequence MQEVVIASAVRTPIGSFQGVFNNVSAHQLGTVAIRAALERAKTAPQDIQEVVMGQILTAGAGQNPARQAAMAAGIPVGATAYVLNQMCGSGLRAVVAAYQSIRLGDQDMVVAGGQESMSQSPHCLWLRPGVKMGDAPMVDTMIHDGLWDAFHHYHMGITAENLARQFNISRQQQDEFALFSQQKTEQAIKNNLFQAEIVPVPVKNGKIESLVTADEYPKAGVSLELLAKLRPAFDREKGTVTAGNASGLNDGAAALVLMSKTTAVKKGIKPLARIVSWATAGVEPALMGTGPIPASRLALQRAGWKMDQLDLIEANEAFAVQSCVVNQEMKWDKAKVNVNGGAIALGHPIGASGARILVTLLHEMARRKAKRGLATLCIGGGMGIAMCVERE is encoded by the coding sequence ATGCAAGAAGTTGTAATCGCCAGTGCTGTTCGTACCCCCATCGGCTCCTTTCAAGGGGTTTTTAACAATGTGTCCGCCCATCAATTAGGGACGGTGGCCATTAGGGCCGCTTTGGAACGCGCAAAAACCGCTCCCCAAGATATCCAGGAAGTGGTGATGGGGCAAATACTTACGGCAGGCGCCGGACAGAACCCGGCCCGGCAAGCGGCGATGGCTGCAGGCATTCCGGTGGGTGCCACTGCCTATGTCCTTAATCAAATGTGCGGTTCCGGTTTGCGTGCGGTAGTAGCTGCTTACCAAAGCATCCGCCTGGGTGATCAAGATATGGTTGTGGCGGGCGGGCAGGAAAGTATGAGCCAATCTCCGCATTGTCTGTGGTTGCGCCCAGGGGTCAAAATGGGTGATGCCCCCATGGTGGATACCATGATTCATGATGGGCTATGGGATGCTTTTCACCATTACCATATGGGTATAACGGCCGAAAATTTGGCACGGCAATTTAACATCAGCCGTCAACAACAAGATGAATTTGCCCTTTTTTCCCAGCAAAAAACCGAACAAGCCATTAAGAACAATTTGTTCCAAGCCGAAATTGTCCCTGTGCCAGTCAAAAATGGCAAAATTGAAAGTTTGGTGACTGCGGACGAATATCCCAAAGCTGGTGTAAGCCTAGAATTACTTGCCAAATTACGCCCGGCTTTTGACCGGGAAAAAGGTACGGTCACGGCTGGCAACGCCTCCGGCCTGAATGACGGAGCAGCGGCTTTGGTTTTAATGTCAAAGACGACAGCTGTGAAGAAAGGGATCAAGCCGTTGGCGCGGATCGTTTCCTGGGCAACGGCGGGGGTGGAACCTGCTTTGATGGGCACGGGGCCCATTCCGGCCAGCCGTTTGGCCTTGCAGCGGGCGGGGTGGAAAATGGACCAATTGGATTTAATTGAGGCGAATGAGGCTTTTGCCGTGCAATCTTGCGTTGTGAACCAAGAAATGAAATGGGACAAGGCGAAGGTGAATGTCAATGGTGGGGCGATTGCCTTGGGTCACCCCATTGGTGCCTCGGGCGCTCGTATTTTGGTAACGTTGCTGCATGAAATGGCGCGCCGTAAAGCCAAACGCGGGCTCGCCACCCTGTGCATTGGCGGCGGCATGGGCATTGCGATGTGTGTGGAGCGGGAATAA
- a CDS encoding S-adenosylmethionine-binding protein — MLLNENVIIDFRTKVTQKFHTILADPPWQFKNRTGKMAPEHKRLNRYPTLSLKEIKNIPVNECLLEPSHLYLWVPNALIKEGIEVMEAWGFQYKTNIIWHKIRKDGGPDGRGVGFYFRNVTEIILFGVKGKNARTLNSGRTQVNIIQTRKREHSRKPDELYDIIERCSKPPYLELFARGQRPGWEQWGNQVEDYKPHWPTYAHNSQMLF, encoded by the coding sequence ATGCTATTAAATGAAAATGTTATTATAGATTTTAGAACTAAAGTAACTCAAAAATTTCATACTATATTAGCCGATCCTCCTTGGCAGTTTAAAAACAGGACTGGCAAAATGGCACCCGAACATAAAAGACTTAACCGATATCCAACTTTATCCCTAAAAGAGATAAAAAATATCCCTGTTAATGAATGCCTGCTTGAGCCTTCTCATTTATATTTATGGGTACCTAATGCGTTGATCAAAGAAGGTATTGAAGTTATGGAAGCGTGGGGATTTCAGTATAAAACTAATATTATTTGGCATAAAATTAGGAAAGATGGGGGGCCAGACGGTAGAGGGGTAGGGTTTTATTTTAGAAATGTTACTGAGATTATATTGTTTGGAGTAAAAGGAAAAAACGCTCGTACGTTAAATTCAGGAAGAACACAAGTAAATATAATACAAACCAGAAAGAGAGAGCATTCCAGAAAACCAGATGAACTTTATGATATTATTGAACGCTGCAGCAAACCGCCCTATTTAGAATTATTTGCGCGTGGGCAACGCCCTGGCTGGGAACAATGGGGCAATCAAGTTGAGGATTATAAACCTCATTGGCCTACTTACGCACATAATTCCCAAATGCTGTTTTAA
- the phbB gene encoding acetoacetyl-CoA reductase yields MTKRVAVVTGGTRGIGAAICEALKKAGYQVAAGYANNQTAAQQFSAKTGISAYPFNVANYGECEKAVAKISKDLGPIDILVNNAGITRDAPLHRLTPQQWQEVIDTNLTSCFNMCRVLIDSMRERNFGRIVNIGSINGQAGQYGQVNYAAAKSGIHGFTKALAQEGATKGITVNAIAPGYIDTEMVRAVPPNILEKIVAKIPVGRLGQAAEIARGVVFLVSDEAGFITGSTLSINGGQHMY; encoded by the coding sequence ATGACAAAACGGGTAGCAGTGGTTACGGGTGGTACGCGCGGTATTGGCGCCGCCATTTGCGAAGCGTTAAAAAAAGCGGGATATCAGGTGGCAGCGGGCTATGCCAATAATCAAACGGCTGCTCAACAATTTTCCGCTAAAACAGGCATATCGGCATATCCCTTTAACGTAGCCAATTACGGGGAATGTGAAAAAGCAGTGGCCAAAATTAGCAAAGATTTGGGCCCGATTGATATTTTGGTAAATAACGCTGGCATTACCCGTGATGCCCCTTTGCATCGCCTGACACCCCAACAATGGCAGGAGGTTATTGATACCAATTTAACCTCCTGTTTCAATATGTGCCGGGTGCTGATTGATAGCATGCGCGAACGCAATTTTGGCCGCATTGTCAATATTGGTTCCATCAACGGCCAGGCCGGGCAATATGGCCAAGTGAACTATGCCGCTGCCAAATCGGGCATTCATGGCTTTACCAAGGCACTGGCCCAGGAAGGCGCGACTAAGGGAATTACCGTTAATGCCATTGCCCCCGGTTATATTGATACCGAGATGGTGCGGGCCGTGCCTCCCAATATTTTAGAAAAAATTGTCGCGAAAATTCCGGTGGGACGATTGGGACAAGCGGCCGAAATCGCCCGTGGTGTGGTCTTTTTGGTATCCGATGAGGCCGGGTTTATCACGGGCTCGACCCTATCTATCAATGGCGGCCAGCATATGTATTAA
- a CDS encoding TraY domain-containing protein, whose translation MLAIRLPVEIEERLEKLAKSTGRTKSFYVRQAILEHLEELEDIYLAERVLEDIRKGKQKTASLAKVMKRHGMED comes from the coding sequence ATGTTGGCAATTCGATTACCAGTGGAGATTGAGGAACGGTTGGAAAAGCTGGCCAAAAGCACTGGGCGCACGAAAAGCTTTTACGTGCGCCAAGCGATTTTAGAACATTTAGAAGAATTAGAGGATATTTATCTGGCCGAACGGGTGCTTGAAGACATTCGCAAGGGCAAGCAAAAAACTGCCTCCCTAGCCAAGGTGATGAAGCGTCATGGCATGGAAGATTGA
- a CDS encoding type II toxin-antitoxin system RelE/ParE family toxin, which translates to MAWKIEFSSAAEKALDDLPKEQVRRILKFLHERLAPNLNPHSLGDSLKGNQFSGLWRYRVGDYRLICQIQDEEIMILVLRIGHRREVYR; encoded by the coding sequence ATGGCATGGAAGATTGAATTCTCAAGCGCTGCTGAAAAAGCCTTGGATGATTTGCCGAAAGAACAGGTCAGAAGAATATTAAAGTTTTTACACGAACGTCTTGCACCTAATCTTAACCCCCATAGTCTTGGCGACAGTTTGAAGGGCAATCAGTTTAGCGGGTTGTGGCGATACCGGGTGGGGGATTACCGTCTAATCTGCCAGATTCAGGATGAAGAAATTATGATACTGGTTCTAAGAATCGGCCATCGCCGGGAAGTTTATCGGTGA
- a CDS encoding class I SAM-dependent methyltransferase produces the protein MLWAIGLKYFTRHGHLTVTDASGKKHVFGAENAQPRSAIRLHRRALHYKAMINPSLYLGEAYMDGTLTIEEGTLEDLIYFFSLNGRDSWQKPWQHFVKRSFNWLVWMFGAIPSGRSKANVAHHYDLSGQLYEQFLDPDKQYSCAYFSDPGNSLEQAQLDKKHHIAAKLLLKPGQHVLDIGSGWGGLALYLAKTFDVKVTGLTLSEQQYAVAQQRARAAGLENQVQFQLRDYRQEKGLYDRIVSVGMFEHVGAHHYNQFFRQVKNLLKPDGVALIHSIGRIDGPGATDAWIKKYIFPGGYVPALSEVMPAVEQAGLWVNDVEILRLHYAYTLKAWRERFQAARPRMVELYGDRFCRMWELYLCGAEYSFRTLGRMVFQIQLSREVDTIPLTRDYMVEEERRLREVK, from the coding sequence ATGCTTTGGGCAATAGGGCTAAAATATTTTACCCGCCACGGTCATTTGACAGTCACGGATGCCAGCGGCAAGAAACATGTGTTCGGGGCGGAAAATGCCCAACCGCGCTCGGCCATCCGCTTGCACCGCCGGGCATTGCATTATAAAGCCATGATCAATCCCAGCCTTTATCTGGGCGAAGCCTATATGGATGGCACCCTGACAATTGAAGAAGGCACGCTTGAAGATTTGATCTATTTTTTCAGCTTGAATGGGCGAGATAGCTGGCAAAAGCCCTGGCAACATTTTGTAAAACGCAGCTTTAACTGGCTAGTATGGATGTTTGGCGCCATTCCCTCAGGCCGATCCAAAGCTAATGTCGCCCATCATTATGATTTATCCGGCCAGCTTTATGAACAGTTTCTTGACCCTGACAAACAATATTCCTGCGCTTATTTTTCAGACCCAGGTAATAGCTTAGAACAAGCACAACTGGATAAAAAACACCATATTGCCGCTAAATTGTTGTTAAAACCAGGTCAACATGTCTTAGATATTGGCAGCGGCTGGGGCGGGTTAGCCCTTTATTTAGCGAAAACCTTTGATGTGAAAGTCACCGGTTTAACCTTATCGGAACAGCAATATGCAGTCGCCCAACAGCGTGCGCGCGCAGCAGGGCTGGAAAACCAGGTGCAATTTCAATTGCGCGATTACCGCCAGGAAAAAGGCCTTTATGACCGGATTGTGTCGGTGGGCATGTTTGAACATGTGGGGGCGCATCATTATAACCAGTTTTTTCGGCAAGTGAAAAACTTACTGAAACCGGATGGCGTGGCCCTGATCCACTCAATTGGCCGCATCGACGGGCCGGGGGCAACCGATGCTTGGATCAAAAAATATATTTTCCCAGGTGGCTATGTTCCTGCATTATCCGAGGTGATGCCAGCGGTTGAGCAAGCGGGTTTGTGGGTGAATGATGTAGAAATTTTAAGGTTGCATTACGCCTATACTCTCAAGGCTTGGCGGGAACGGTTCCAAGCCGCCCGCCCGCGCATGGTGGAACTTTATGGGGACCGTTTTTGCCGGATGTGGGAATTGTATTTATGCGGTGCCGAATATTCCTTCCGCACCCTGGGCCGAATGGTTTTTCAAATCCAGCTCAGCCGTGAGGTGGATACCATCCCCCTCACCCGCGATTATATGGTCGAGGAGGAAAGAAGGTTGAGGGAAGTTAAATAG